A single region of the Variovorax paradoxus genome encodes:
- a CDS encoding pyocin activator PrtN family protein, with translation MTPSSQKSQKGVGIQDLAEYLDDRQRAARKELNQLQPR, from the coding sequence CTGACCCCGAGTAGTCAGAAGTCGCAAAAGGGAGTTGGCATTCAAGACCTCGCAGAGTATCTAGACGACCGCCAGCGGGCGGCGCGGAAGGAGTTGAACCAGCTTCAACCAAGATGA